The region GGTCTGATCATCGCCACCACTGGCTAAGATGCTGCCCCATTTAGACGACAGTGATGGCGGTGGTACCAGACAAAAGGCTAAGGCATGGATTGATCCTCCATGCCCCTGTAATGTTTGCAGACATTGGCCAGTTTCTACATCCCACAGGCGAATTATTTCATCATCCCCACCTGTTGCTAACAGGCGACTATCGGGACTAAAGGCAAGGGCATTGACCCAGGCAGTGTGCTCCCGGAAGGCAAAACGTTGAGTACCATTGGCGAGGTTCCATAACAATACTTCACCGTTGTTGTCTCCAGTTGCTAGCCATTGGCCATCTGGGCTAACCAGCACGGTCAAAAAACCACCTAGGTTCTGGGCAAATACAGATTGCAGGATATGGGCATGGGAAAAATTGACGTTATGGAGGTTGACATCTGGTAAATATGCCTGCCGAATTGTTAGGTGTGAAAAGTCATAGCCAGTCAAGTCAATGCGTAGGTAACGGCATAGGTTTAATACATTACCTCCACCATAGCCTGTGGGTTGGTGATGGCGAACATAGGCTAGCAATTGAGTGATTGCAGCTAGTAGGGCATCATGGGTGCCAAAAAATTGTTGCAGGCGAGTGGCGATCGGTTTGAGGATTAGCCGCACTTGGCTATCACGCACATAATCCTTGGCTTGAGCTTTGATCAGGGCATAGGTATGAAAAATCTGTAGCCTTTGGTGACTGTCATTGACAGGTTTGCTATGGGAATCAGGGATTGAGGATGCTCGGTTAACACACTCTAAAATTTCAGCGACAACTTGGTCAATTAGGCGATCGGTCATGTATTCCATCACCACTGGCTGTTGAGTAAAGGCTGCTGACGGTGGTTCTGTCAGGGCTGATCGCTGCCCTAAGGCCGTGACTTCTTCAATTAGACAGCGATGCACGAGTGATCCCAGCGCCTCTAGCAGTACCGCAGGTGACTCTGTGGGGATAATATCCTCTATCAGCTCACTCACAGACATTGGCTCGCGGTTGATGGCCAGCCAATACATGATGGCCTGTTCTAGGGGTGATAGCCGATTAAATTGCTGGTCTAAGGGGGTGCGAATGCTACTGAAAAAGGTAACCCCTTGACGCAAAAATTCCCCAATATGCCCATTACATAGCTCTCGGATGTAAGCTGCTACCAGCTTTAGGGCTTGAGGGTTGCCACTGTAGCGCTCTACAAGTTTCCGTTGTTCGTCAGCGGTGCCCTTTAGATCCATAGCGGTCAAGATCTGCCGCCCTATTGTCTCTGGAAGTCCAGCAAGCTGCAACGATCGCACAGGTTGCTCTCCTTCTAGAATCACCAAGTTATTAGGTTTTTCTCGACTAGTAAGAATCATGCAGCTTTGATGGACTGACTCGCCAACGCTGCGCAATAGGTCACCATATCCCTCATACCCTGGACGGTAGCTGCCAGCATGACTACCACTCTGCAAAATGGATTCAGCGTTGTCTAGCACTAACAGACAGCGATGACTGCGCAGACAATCTAATAAATGAGCTAAATCGTTTTGACGATCGGGTTCATTGGTCAAAAATCGCAATAGATCATCCAGCAGGTCTGTCAAGGGTGGTGCATTCAACAACGATCGCCAGATTACTCGGTCAAACTGATCTTGCAACATCCTCGCTAGGCGGGTGGCTACAGTTGTTTTGCCGATGCCACCCATACCCAATACCATCACTAACCGACAGCGCTGATGGGGCTGATCTGACGCAAACCCACCTACAATCCACTGGGTTAGCATTGCCAACTCTTCGTCGCGCCCGTAGATTGTGGTAGTGTCTGGCGCTTCTCCCCAGCTCTGTTGAGGCAATGCTGATGGAACAGAAGGTTGCTGGTAGGGGGCATCGCGCTCCACAACCTCTTCCCAGTTCAAGGCCAACACAGTGCAAAATGCCTTGAAGGACTCTGGCTTGATGTAATCTTTACCCCGTAGGAAACGCTTCCAGGTAGGCATAGAAGCTCCATTAGCGGGTGGCATACCCTCATGCCAGGTAGCGTCTAGAACTTGACTAGCAGCATAGAGCCACTGGTCACTATCTTGGATCCAACCCCGTTCCCACCGAATCTGTTGCACCCGCTCTTGAATTTTGAGTAAACCTGCATGAGATGCTTTTAGACCGACTTTGCTCCGCCTTGGGGTCATCAGAGTTACCCTGCATAATCACTGCAATTTGTCCAGATTCAGTTTTAGATCAGCTCTGTTGTGATCATAAGCTGAGTCTAGCGAACCTCTGCGATCGCAGGTGAGAATTTGCCTAGAAGGCTGGAAAAGCTTCTTCGTCCCAGCCGAATCAGGAGGTATCCGATGTCATGCCCAACTGCTGCCTATGGACAGAGAGTTTGCCAAATTGTCGATCATCCCGATCGTCGTGATGAGAGCTTCTGTGCCACCTGCCAGCGTCGCTTTGTGCAACCAAGGTCAGAAGGGCAAATGTCACCATCTCAAGGTAGTAACGGATTAGGGTTTCTGTCTACCTTCGGAGGAGTTTGCCTAGCGCTGCTGTTGGTCAGCATCATAGCAAGACAACCTGACTTAGAACCAGATAGTCCTCAAGAGCCACAACCTTTAGCAACAATCACCAGTAGTGCTAGCCGTTAGGGCGAAGGGTCGGTTGTTAGTTATTGGCTTACTGGAGCGACTACTAGCCAAGCATTTCCCCAATAATTAGCCCCCTGCCGATTCCTAAATGACCAACCTCAGAACAGTTGAGTAACTACCATTGACAGCCATGCATGAGTTTAATAATTGTCAGCACCGCGATAGGTTTTGGAATCATGATGCTACTGCTTGGAATGTGCCCGATGGGGATCGTCGGTACTTTTCGGATGAAATCGCCTCCTTGGATGCTGTGTTGATCAAGCGGCGAGATAATTATCAACTTTGGAGTCGGCGTGGTGATCTGTTGATGGCTTTTTATCGCTATGAGGAGGCTATCCTCAGCTATGAACGTGCCCTGATGCTGAAACCATCATTGGCAGAGGTTTGGTATCACCGGGGGATGGCTTTGGTGCAGCTAGGGCGACATCAGGAGGCGATCGCGTCGTTTGACGAGGCAATCACCGTGAATCCGACTTATCAACCTGCGTGGCTACAGCGTGCCATTGCGCGATGTCAGCTAGATGACCATGAAGCAGCGATCGCTGACTATGACCAAGCTGTGTTACTGGATGTCAAGGATGCTTACGCTTGGCAGCGGCGAGGTTCAGCGTTATTCGTATTGGGGCGCTATGAGCAGGCTGTTGCTAGTCTGGATAAGGCGCTGCGTCTGCAACCGGGTTGTTATGAAGCGTGGTATGCCCGTGCAGACAGCCTTTATTTGCTAGGACGACACGATGAAGCTATCGCTAGCTATCGCCGCATGTTAATCTTACGCCCGACTTACATGGGTTGGATTGCCCTTGGCAACTATCTCCAGTCATTAGGGCATGTGCAGGAGGCGATCGACTGTCTGGATCGAGCCTTGGAACTAGGTCAGGGCATCCATGCCGACTGCTGTGACCTGTGGCATCGGCGTGGCCAGTTGTTAGAGCGTCTGAACCAGTTTGACGAGGCAATCGCCAGCTACGACCAAGCAATTTGCCTAAACCCAGACTTCTGTGTAGCTTGGGCTAGCCGAGGCATGGCGCTGTTTACCCTTAAACGCTATGAGGAAGCGATCGCGAGTTGCGATCGCACCTTACATCTCAGCGATAACCACTATGGAGCACAGTTCACCCGTAGTAGTGCTCTGTTTTGTCTGGGGCACTACCATGCTGCTGTTTCTGGGTTTAACCACCTACTGCACAACTATCCTAAAGATGCCTTGGTTTGGCGGTTACGTGGCAAAGCCCTACTAGAGTTAGATGACTACGACCAGGCGCTGGTTAGCTACAACTACAGCATTCGCTTTCAGCCCAATAGCCCTGAGGCATGGCTAGAAAGAGCCGTAGTCCTAGCTCACCTAGATCGTATGGAAGCCGCTATCGCCAGTTGCGATCGTGCCCTCCGCCTCCAACCCCACAATCCCAGGGGCCTCCATATTCGACAGTTGTTAGTTGTAAACTGTGCTAGGTAATGACAGTGGGCTTATCCATGCCGGTGAGCGCCCGGATCTGGGCAATATGATCAGCAATGGCAATTAAGTCTCTCAGTGCCACTTGGGGATCCAAGCCATGGTTGGCAGGATTTGCCTCGTAACTTTCTAGATAGACTCGCAGGGTTGCCCCCTGGGTGCCCGTGC is a window of Cyanobacteriota bacterium DNA encoding:
- a CDS encoding tetratricopeptide repeat protein, with the protein product MHEFNNCQHRDRFWNHDATAWNVPDGDRRYFSDEIASLDAVLIKRRDNYQLWSRRGDLLMAFYRYEEAILSYERALMLKPSLAEVWYHRGMALVQLGRHQEAIASFDEAITVNPTYQPAWLQRAIARCQLDDHEAAIADYDQAVLLDVKDAYAWQRRGSALFVLGRYEQAVASLDKALRLQPGCYEAWYARADSLYLLGRHDEAIASYRRMLILRPTYMGWIALGNYLQSLGHVQEAIDCLDRALELGQGIHADCCDLWHRRGQLLERLNQFDEAIASYDQAICLNPDFCVAWASRGMALFTLKRYEEAIASCDRTLHLSDNHYGAQFTRSSALFCLGHYHAAVSGFNHLLHNYPKDALVWRLRGKALLELDDYDQALVSYNYSIRFQPNSPEAWLERAVVLAHLDRMEAAIASCDRALRLQPHNPRGLHIRQLLVVNCAR
- a CDS encoding NB-ARC domain-containing protein; this encodes MTPRRSKVGLKASHAGLLKIQERVQQIRWERGWIQDSDQWLYAASQVLDATWHEGMPPANGASMPTWKRFLRGKDYIKPESFKAFCTVLALNWEEVVERDAPYQQPSVPSALPQQSWGEAPDTTTIYGRDEELAMLTQWIVGGFASDQPHQRCRLVMVLGMGGIGKTTVATRLARMLQDQFDRVIWRSLLNAPPLTDLLDDLLRFLTNEPDRQNDLAHLLDCLRSHRCLLVLDNAESILQSGSHAGSYRPGYEGYGDLLRSVGESVHQSCMILTSREKPNNLVILEGEQPVRSLQLAGLPETIGRQILTAMDLKGTADEQRKLVERYSGNPQALKLVAAYIRELCNGHIGEFLRQGVTFFSSIRTPLDQQFNRLSPLEQAIMYWLAINREPMSVSELIEDIIPTESPAVLLEALGSLVHRCLIEEVTALGQRSALTEPPSAAFTQQPVVMEYMTDRLIDQVVAEILECVNRASSIPDSHSKPVNDSHQRLQIFHTYALIKAQAKDYVRDSQVRLILKPIATRLQQFFGTHDALLAAITQLLAYVRHHQPTGYGGGNVLNLCRYLRIDLTGYDFSHLTIRQAYLPDVNLHNVNFSHAHILQSVFAQNLGGFLTVLVSPDGQWLATGDNNGEVLLWNLANGTQRFAFREHTAWVNALAFSPDSRLLATGGDDEIIRLWDVETGQCLQTLQGHGGSIHALAFCLVPPPSLSSKWGSILASGGDDQTICLWEVSTGTCLNQWHGHDDRIISLAFSPDGQYLVSGDLRHIKLWDVATGLCHQTLDATTNRNWAFSFPDWLKASSLILAAGSDDRAITLWNVNQGRLREVLSGHTDTVQTVTFSQDGTLLASSSADHTIKLWDMTNGECLQTFGEKNHGVWSLSFGPLSSTNLTLGSNDGVIVSGGDDQMVKLWDVASGKCLRTMQGHMRRVWSFALSHDHQTLATGSDDRKVRLWDVATGQCLGTLTGHTDWVWAVAFGFNDRLLASGSDDNTIRLWDVSTGQCLQTLRGHSDRIHTVAFRPVLEPAAQVDADIAWGWQPYLLASGSSDQTIRLWNFMTGECLNVLQGHTNRIWSLAFNPTGDRIASGSYDSTVRLWDVTTGECLQVLRGHSDRVHTIAFCPVLTSPLVAGELLASAGDDQVIKVWNVATGECIQLLQGHTQRVCSLAFSPDGSQLVTGSDDHTICLWDLVSGSRVKVLQGHTNRVWFTRLIANGQRLISGSHDGTVKLWAVNLDKCYKTLGPGKPYEGMNIYNTTGLTSAQRSTLRSLGATETMRIA